The Metabacillus schmidteae nucleotide sequence AATTAGTAAAAGATGCATCGATTATTGTATTAGCCATGAAACCTAAAGATGTGAAGGCAGGTCTCGATGGTGTTCAACACTTTATTCATAAACAGGTTATCGTATCTGTATTAGCTGGCATCTCTATCCATACAATTACAAATATTCTCGGAAAAGAAGCAGCTATCGTTCGAGCGATGCCAAATACCTCTGCTGCAATTCTTAAGTCAGCTACTGCCATCGCTGGTAGTTCGAATGTTACACTTCACCAAATGAATACATGCAAAAAACTTTTTGAAGCTATCGGTATATGTAAAATCGTTGAGGAAAATCAGCTTGATGCTGTAACAGGTTTGTCAGGCAGTGGCCCTGCTTATATTTACTACCTTGTAGAAGCAATGGAAAAAGCAGCAGTTGAGGTAGGCCTGGATCCATTTGTTGCCCGTGATTTAATTGTTCAAACATTGTTAGGGGCATCTGAAATGATTGCTGTATCTGACAAACACCCTTCACAGCTAAGAAAAGAAGTAACAAGTCCTAATGGAACAACAGAAGCAGGAATCTCCATTCTCAAAGAAAGACAGGTTGAAGATGCCTTTATTTCATGCATAAAGCGGGCTACCGAAAGGTCAGAGGAATTAAAAGCCATGTTTTCAGAGGAGCTTGTCTCATTTAAAAAATGAAGGAGTGCATACCCATGCACTCCTTCATTTATCTAAAGATTTATAATAAAAAATAGTTGCATCAAGCTTTCCATTCGAAGAAATAGCATAGTTCGGGATACGGCCGGCTTGAATATAGCCTAATGAAGAATAAAGAAAATTAGAAGGATCACCTTCTCTAGTATCCAGTACAAGTAACGATCTTTTTTCTTGTATGGCCTTTTCCTCAGCTACCTGCATAAGAGCACGTCCTATCCCTTTCCTACGAAAATCAGGGTGTGTCATTAATTTTGCAATCTCAGCTCGATGGAGACCATTTGGCTTTGATGATAGCTGCAGTTGAACAGCTCCAACAACAGTATCACTTATCGTTGCTACAAATAAAATGACATCATCGCTTTCTACACCTTTCCAATAGTTTTCCGCCTCAGAAGTTAACAAAGGTGGTAAAAACCCGATAGATGCACCATCCTCAACAACCTTTATGATTAATTCGGAAAGACTGTTGAGCCATTTATCTACATGATTTATTCTATTAATCACTACCTCTTCCACTCATCTCACATCCTCCATCAAAAAGTTGTTAGTTTTCCCCAATTATTCTAAAGGTTAACCTTAACGAAATGCTCGACTGTTGGAAAAGGATCGTAATAGTGATGTAAAAGCCGCTTCCATTCTTGATATTCTGACGATTGCCTAAATCCTTCCGTATGATCCTCTAGCTTTTCCCACTTTACTAAAAGTAAATATTTCCCTTCTTCTTCCAAACAACGTTGCAATTCATGAGAGATATACCCATCCATCTTAGAAATGATATGGGACGCTTGACGAAATGCTTTTTCATATTCCTCTTCCATTCCTTGCTTAACCTGAAGCATGACTGCCTCTAAAATCATAAAAAACACTCCTATTCCATGTTCAACTCTTACTTTTTACAGCTTCATCCCAATCTTTCATAACACATGTTAAACATATGCAACAATCCTTTTTACCTCCTGAAAGGGCAAGAACCTTGTCTGGTATTGTAATCTTCATACACCAACAAGACTGTTTTTCATCCAAAACACCGCAGTTATTATCACCATTACATATTGGGCATTTATTCATTTTCTAAGCCTTTCTTTAAAGTGTCATTAGTATATTTTACCACAGGAATATACCTTTCCATATCTTAAAAGCATAAATCGAACTCTTTTGAACAAGCTAAAAGTAGTGTTAAATTAACACGACTCTTAATGTGGAGGGATCAAGTTTGAATATTTTACTTAGCTTATTAACTACACTGTTTTTTGTATGGCATAAGACAGCTTCAAATTACCGACATTTACTCACAAGAATAAGAAGTATGGTAAGTGTGCCGGAATTTATCTAAGCAAAATATTCATTACGAATTCTCTATAACACATTAATTGAAATCAGGATGGTAAGTACATTTTCTACTTACTATCCTTGTTTATTTTTTCTAACAATCCAAACTCATTCATTGGTAAAATGTCACCTATCTATAGTCCTCTCTCAAAAAAATCCTCATTCAAGCAGAATACATGCTGAAAAGATGTTCCAGCTGTTATAATTCTTTCAGACCAAGTATTTACAATTGGAGGATAAAAGATGAAGACAAAACTTTTTCAGCCTTATCAAATAAAAAATGTTACCTTAAAAAACCGAATTGTTATGTCACCGATGTGCATGTATTCATCAACAGGCCAACAAGGATTTGTAGAAGATTTTCATTTTACTCACTATATAAGCCGGGCAGTTGGGCAAGTTGGCTTAAT carries:
- the proC gene encoding pyrroline-5-carboxylate reductase, producing MQMEKIGFIGAGSMAEAIVAGLIKGKVFKAEQIIVANRSNSERLNELSAKYGIETTHDKQQLVKDASIIVLAMKPKDVKAGLDGVQHFIHKQVIVSVLAGISIHTITNILGKEAAIVRAMPNTSAAILKSATAIAGSSNVTLHQMNTCKKLFEAIGICKIVEENQLDAVTGLSGSGPAYIYYLVEAMEKAAVEVGLDPFVARDLIVQTLLGASEMIAVSDKHPSQLRKEVTSPNGTTEAGISILKERQVEDAFISCIKRATERSEELKAMFSEELVSFKK
- a CDS encoding GNAT family N-acetyltransferase, with translation MEEVVINRINHVDKWLNSLSELIIKVVEDGASIGFLPPLLTSEAENYWKGVESDDVILFVATISDTVVGAVQLQLSSKPNGLHRAEIAKLMTHPDFRRKGIGRALMQVAEEKAIQEKRSLLVLDTREGDPSNFLYSSLGYIQAGRIPNYAISSNGKLDATIFYYKSLDK
- a CDS encoding antibiotic biosynthesis monooxygenase family protein, producing the protein MILEAVMLQVKQGMEEEYEKAFRQASHIISKMDGYISHELQRCLEEEGKYLLLVKWEKLEDHTEGFRQSSEYQEWKRLLHHYYDPFPTVEHFVKVNL
- a CDS encoding cysteine-rich CWC family protein gives rise to the protein MNKCPICNGDNNCGVLDEKQSCWCMKITIPDKVLALSGGKKDCCICLTCVMKDWDEAVKSKS